CCCATTGACTTTTAGGTACGGGGCTTATTACACCTTTGAATATTACAGTTAAACAGATAATGAAGGATCCATTTAATGTCTCAGTCTCCAAGCTGGCTGAACACAGATCATACTCGCTCCAGAAAACGTCTCTTTGCAGAGTCTTGGGTTTGAGCTAGTAAGTCCAGTGTGTGGATTTACCATGTCAAGCATGGCAGCACACTCCCCAATGTCACAGCAGCTAAATGTCTGCAAAGAGCATACCCAtgctttcagctctgcttctcaGGATAGCATAAATGGCATACAATACTGATAGCAGGCATACAATACTGATTCATTTAGCACACTGTACCTTCAGTTCCATAGCTCCCTTAGGCTTGTAATAGCCTGAAATGAAATATCGGGATAAGCTGCAAGGCCTACACTTTTGCATGCTGGTGAGAAGCAGCACACTTGTGAAGCTGCAGAAATATAGAGGATATAGTAGAGATATAATCTGTGGAGGCAgtctttttggggttttgatgGATATCAGAAAGTCTGGTTTTTTCCTACCTGCACTTTACACTCTCTGAGAGTTAGAATTCTCTTTTGGCTGTCTAAAATAAGTGCCTAAGTTGATAAAAAAGAGCTCACATTATGCAGATCTAGGAAGTGagtagtttgggtttttttaaagcagcccTCACTTGACAAAAGAAGTCTAAACATCAGTGATGGGACCTGAAGTTAGGTTTCCAATTTTCCACTTAAACTACATGAAAAATTTGGGTGTTCTTCAtactagaagaaaaacagaaagtaagTGGAATACCTGCTGTTCTTCAAATTCCACCTTCACGACACTCTTTAAGAACAAACATAAACACTTGCCAAGTCAGTAACACcatattattatatttttataataagaTTATAACTAATACTATAATACTAATACCACCTATAACATTATATAAATGATAGTATTATATCATATATTATACATTATATAATGCATAATATTATCATACAAATATATACCATTATAATGAAATCATATCATCTTATATAagttattaaatatataaagtaatattttcatttaacattAAGTTATTTCAAAGAGTAGGCCTTAAAATTAGCTGGCTTTTCTGCACATAGAAAACAGATATTGGGAAAATTGCATTTAATGGCCTGAAATCACATATGGGTTGCTCACTAGTTAGATGTTCCCCAAGATGCATGGGGAATATGTGAGGTATTCTTTTGTAATTGCTACAATAGCACTGAAATACTATATAAAAATGACCAAGAAATCTACTTTTCCCAAaggatttttgattttttttagctAATGGGCATTGATGCATTGAAACTAAGCTTTGTCAAAGAATGTCTTCAAGATAAGCTTTTATCTTTAGAGCACTACGAAGCCAAAGTGGTCTTAAATGTCACCACCATTCTCAACTGCTCTGCTGTAACAGCATCTAAAGCCACAAAATGTAGAATGTATCTTTTGTGTATCTTTTGAATTCCCAGTTGGAAGGCTCCTTACTTTGAAATGATGTGATGGCCTTTCATTAAACTCATCTGGACTCTTCTCATCTGGACTCTTGCCTCTCACATGAGAACTAGAAAGTGGTCCAACtttgaagttaatttttttaatatttttttctaattaaaggGAAGCTTTGGTCAGAAACACATCTTTTTGCCTCTGTTTCCATAGTCCTGTAACAAAGgtgctttgattttgctttaagGGAGGAGTGGTGTGTGGGTGTAGCAGGGACAGTGTGATGTGATCTTTGATCTAAAGACAATAGGCAATTTTAGTCCAAAAAGGAATTTCTCTGAGAAACTACATTAAAATGGCCGGTGAAACATAATGCAAACTTAAGTCTAATTGGTGCTGTTTGGAGTGTTACATAGTTCtagaaatactttaattttgAAGGATGCATTCAAGATCTCTGAATACTTCAGCCTGTCATATGCATTTTATATTCCTATAAAGATATTTGGAAATCATACACAAAAATGGTTTTGTCCACAGATTTCAATTAATAAACATGATAATGGCTTTTCCCTACTGCACGTATCTATGCTACTACAGCTTGCTTTAATTTACCATCTGGCAGCTCTTTTTGTAACATACGACCTGTTTTAAAACAAGCGAAAGACATAAGTCATAAAATAATGAACACCTTTTCAATAGTTAAGATTGTGTCTATTGCAATATATGGAATTTTACATGATGTCACACTGATGATACCTAAGCTGGAAAATGCTGTAGATtttgcacaaaacaaaaaatctgtaaatataGAAATCTCATctgaagcaggcagaaagaaccTGACAACCTCTCTTTAGCCAGTCAGTCAGAAAGAGACACTGCAAGCATGAATATGACATGGTCTTTTTCTCCAATATCCAGTATCAtacttgctaaaaaaaaaatagcaagcttttaaacttttaaaatgtcttctaaAGAGAGCTGGGCCAATGGAGGGTGAAAATATCTTCTGGTGCGATCTATTCCTTCCAATTTTGAAAATCGCTGTATATTTTGGGTTAGTCTATTAACTTTGGCAATAAAAAGGTGGGATCTACTACTAGTCAGACCTTTAGATAGGCATGAAAGGGTGAGGCAGAGTTGTCACTGAAGTTCTTTTGGGGACCTGGCTTTAAGTCACAAACAAAACATGTGGCTAGGTAGAGAATTAGGTCTTTAACTGGTTAAACCTGGATATATTCCTGTTTGGTTGAAATCTGGTTCTCATCCTCCAAGACGAGCACCAAGAAGAAGGGATATGCCTTGTCCAAAATCTGTCTCCAGATTAAGAGAGACATTGCCTGACTTTGCAGATTCCCCagaaattgtaaaataaaactgagttaGTTGCAAGAATAATTTCAAAGGCATGTTGTCTGCCTTCTACCAGTTACCTCAGAGTAGATTGTCAATCCTCTCTACAACTCAATATACTGAGAAGTGCATTATAAAATGAAGAACTACTTTATTTATTATGCAGATGTAGGATGTGTTGTTTGGTACAATGGAGCTTCAGTCTTCCTCCAAGGTCTTGAGATACCATTACAAAAGGAATATCTGGTATTGATTAGTAACTTTGTTTTTCACAGTTCTGGAGACTCTATTCACTATGAACTTTCCAGAACTGACTTCTAACCTGTTTTCTGGTGTGCCTTTGGACTAATTTTCTAAGAGAACTGGAATGGCACATCATCAGCTCTCAGCATGTCCTCAGATGCGCTGAGGGTCTGCCATCACTGCTCTAGAATCAAACTACAGTATCTTTTGTTATTCAGCCTATAACAAAACTCATGCCTAGCTTGTGGCTTCCTTTTGAGGTTTCCTGATTTGAAGGGCTTCAGTCTCACTGTTTTGTACTTTCTCTGCCTTCTAAAATGAGGTGCAGGACTCTGAGAAGGTGCATGGTGCCAGCACCATGGCACAGGTATGGAAGAAAAGGCTTAGCATCTGCAAGGGATGAACCCTTTCCCAGTGGCTTGAGATCTCGCTGTGATTCCATTGGGACAGAGAGCCACCCCACCATGGTCAGGTGAAGCAGACTCAGACCTCACATCTCCTGCTGGGCCTTGGATAAGATATGCCTCTTATCACAAGATACATGTGATCCCTGTGATCCCACGTGGGCTACACCTGCACTTCTGGTGAAGGTTACTGAAGAAGTGTATGCATTTAAGCAGTTTCTACACTTTTACATAGGAGATACAGAGCCTGCCCAGTAACTAATGTGTATGCAGTCTCATATCTGAATGAGTACATTTAACAtactttgcttcatttctgattttcagaaacagaataatttctatCATCCCTCCTTATAGAGTAGGTTCAATAAGGTCAACTTCACTAGTTTCTCAGCTACTTTGGGGCTTTAAACTAACTCTTTCCAATGACCTTCATGTTGCAACTGAGATGcagggttggttgttttttttttctagtttcaaTTTGAGAGATTTATTTTGAGGCAATGACATTCACGTTAGCATTTGTATTGAATGTTTTAGGCAAGGTGTGAGTTTTCTAATCCAGGTTCTTTTTAAGTATTCATTTAAACACCACAAAGATGCTTTGGGTTTATAGATTTAGGATGATTTGGATATTGCAGATTATCTCAGCGAAGAGGAAAACAGGTCCTTTTTGAACTGTCAGTTTGTTGTTTTGAACCACGAGATCTATGGCTGGTTAACATATTTTTTATCAAAAGCTTACAATGGAGCTGTCAGCAAGCATGCCAATAACCTTAACCAGATTGCCTATTGGGCCATTTTATCCAAGCCCTTTGCAGCTCCTACCTCAAGATGAATGATACTACAATGTAcatgaagcaaataaaattgACTTGTGACCAGAATATCAGCAGATAGTTCAGGGATTTTAAGTGTCAGTTAAAGCAGAGCACTGGTTCCTGATGCCTCTTATCTAATATTATAGTCAGTATCAGGGTGCagcaaacatttaaaagctttgaataaagtagggaaaataaaaatggtgcTTTAAACATGTAAACACTTACTTCATCACTTATATTCTGTTTCTGCATTGAACTTCTCGAGGGTTTAAAATACCCTGTGCAAAAGCTGTTCACAGTGTTTTATGGCTGCAAGGCAAGTAATTCTGATTTGACATGATGAAAAAGGTTTTGAACAGTGGTAAAATGTTGGTAATCCTGATGTAGGTAATACAGTCACTTTTACGAAATAATGGCTACAGTTTGATCACATAACCCTGTGACAAATGCAAAACTGGAGGAAATGCAAGAAAGGGCTGTTAAGATGATCAGGGAAATGGAGACCTGCCTGTGTGAGAAGAGCTTGTTTAATCTCTTTCAATGAGGACTGAGAGGTGATATGACTAGTCTTCATCAATATTTTAGAAGGCAaacactgaagaggaaaaaaggtaattaaaGGACAATGCTGGCACAACAACAAGCAGATATAAACTGACCATGAACACATTTAAGCatgaaatgagaagaaatgaaataagaagaatatttctaacaaaaaaccccaagttttgAAATAGAAGATGCAGTGGCAAAATGCCTAAGAACAGTAACGGTGACTTTCCGTTAACAGTTTATGTTAAGTTTACAACATGGCTGGCTGTGATTACAAAAGAAGAGATGCAATAGCTTTACCTTAGCCACGTTTGGCCAGTGTCCTTTAGCAATCAAGGGAAAAACATGCTTTCAGATGCATTTGGAGACTAGTATATGGGATAAGTAAAAGGAGGGAGGTTGCTCCCTAAATGGTCAGTCATCTGGCTTGTCTCTTCACCCTTCTGGTGAAGAACATGGTTGgattcaaaatgaaacatccAAAGTTTAAATACTCGATACTTAACTGAGTTGCAACTTAACatttaaaactgtcttttatAAAATACCTTGTGAATCTTAAGTAAAGGGGAGCTTTTGTGTACCTATGCATTAACAATATTTTAGTTCCTATTATACTTCCTCTGAAAGAAGGCAATAGTTCTAAATTCTATATTGTTTGGAAATTTCAATGCAAACACTGGCTTTCAATCTTTGTCATGTATTCCAAAATGCCTCCAAATACCTTTGCAACTGTGACCACTAGTTTAGGGGAAAGCTACGCTGAAGTTAATGAAAGGGAGCAGATTATCACAGACGTATGTGTCCTGTCACCTGTCCCACTTAACTGTAGCACTTCTTGCAGTGTATGCCAATTTTAGCTTATTTCCAGTTTCTTAAATAAATGTCATAAAAGACCGAATTTTAGCAGAGTTGAATTCCTTTACTAAAGCCACCTTCACAGGTCTTGCAGTTTCTGACTAGCTGTGATTTCAGTTTTCAACCAGTGCTGTGGGTGCCCACAATCCTGTAAAAATGAGCCTTTCCTACAGCACAAGAGTGTAGACCAGGCCCAGATTTACACTGGTGGATGCTGGGGTGACCAGGCTGGCCTGTGCTCTCTGTGCCCTGGGCTGAGACACATGCATACAAACCTCCAGGTTTTGTACGTCAGTAAATTACCTCTTACTTCTGCCACAGTTCATGGTTTGTACAAAATACTTCGTAGGGGTTCTGTACAGAAAAGATTTCAATCTATTTATTTCAGGGAGCATTATCAGGGTCATTTAGAGTCAGCGCGTGGTCTTTCAAAGCAGCGGCGGTTAATTATCGCCTGAGGTTGAGCACGGAGAAAGCCGACGCAAACACCTTTTCTCGAACGCCAGCGGCGAAGGTTTCTTGCCACCGCCCCCGCTGAGGGAACCCGGCAAGGGCCGCCCCCCGCTgagcatgctgggagctgtagtccCCGTCCCGGCGAGGCGCCTACAGCACATGCGCAGAACATGGATCGCGTTGCCGGAACATGAAGGGGTGGGGCCTTTCTGTTCCGGCAGCGCCCGCGCTCGCGCCCCGGCAGGAGCCTGCCGGTTGGAAGGCTGGCTCGTGCACGTGGTCCCTCGCGGCCAATCAGCTTTCCCGGCCGCCGAACCCCGCCCTTTCCGCTCTCTCTCGGCGCTGCGAAATGGCGGCGTTCAAGGGGCGGCGGTTGCTGCTGTGGCACGGCCGGTGCTGGTTCTCGCAGGCGGAGCCCCCCGTCCCACCGCAGCCCCCCGACTCGCTCTACCCGCCCATAGTGGCTTCCGCCACGGCCAAAAGCAAAGCGGCCAAGCGGCGGCGCCTGGAGCATTTCAATCAGCAGGTGCACGCGGCGGCGTCGATCGAGGAGAAGCTGCAGCTCTACGGGAAGCTGCAGCGGCCCAAGTACATGGTTTACCCGCAGACCTTCGCCCTCAACGCCGACCGCTGGTACAGAAGCTTCACCAACACCGTGTTcgtgccggggctgcccccgAGAGCGGCGTCGGCAGCCGCCAAAGCCCCGGGAGCAGCGGCGCCGGAGGCCGCGAAGACACCGGCGGGTGCGGCACCTGAGGCCGCTAAAGCTCCGGAGCCGGGAACGGAGGCACCAGAGGCCGTGAAGGCTCCGGAGCCCGCGGTGGGAGCCAGGGCGCCGTACCTGGATGTGGGCGAGCTGCGCTCCCTCGTCTGCGATGCCCTCCTGCAGGAGAGCTTCTACCAGCATAAGGAGCGGCCGTTCCTCTACCGCGATCAGGATCATACTCCCGGCCCCTTCCTCACACAGCTCGTTTCCACCCTCGCCGCTTTCCTGTCCACTCGCAACCCGCTGCTGGCCGCTTCCTCCCTGGGTGCGAAactggggtgggagagggaaggggtaGCCCCTGGGCCGCGGAGACTGTCTGTGAACCCTGCAGGAGTGTTGTGGAGTTGTTCAGACCATGACTAGTAATTCTCATCTCCGTTGTCCCCTATGGTGCAAGTAGAcattgatttttatgttttaccGCAGATACAGGAGAGGAATCGGGAGGGTTTTAAGTGCAAAGGGGTGAATTCTGTTTCTCTCTATCCATCTGTTCTGTTTCAGATCTGAAACCTGAAGTTAATTATTACTGGCATCGTGGTGAGGAAGTTGTTGTCCGTGGATATCGAAAGGGTAGAGTTGATCCTGTGCGATTTCAGATAGATGATAACCCGCACCTCCAGATCCGTGTACCAAAGCAGCTTCCAGAGGTGTGGATATTTTCAACAGCAAGTTAATTACatgtgttttcatttacatttctgaCAAGTACTGAACCATGCACTAGATGGTACATGGAGGACCATGTTAAACAGACATGTAGCACACCTGTGCATTTTTCAGGTTTCAGTGCCTTTACTGTCTTGTTGTGGTAGCTACTTTGTAAGTACTGAGAGAGTCTTCTGAACTTCAAGTTGGTCATCTTTGTCCTCTAGGTAAAATGCATGTTGTTGTGCTTAATTAAATGGAGCTTTTAACTTATTTTATGCTTGTAAGCAAGggtgaaaataaatgtgttgtAAAACCCTCTTAGTGGAGGAGAGTAAGATGAGACAAATGGAGAAGAAACTGAGTAAGAGAGAGCATGTATAATCTGAATATGAGCTAGTTACCTGTTACTACTGCTTAACAGTTATTTGCTCAAATGCTCTGTTTTTTTGGAAGCTGATTCAGTCTTCTAGTCTTTTTCCTGTAGGTTTCTACAGTAGTAATTGTGTAGCCTGTGGTAATTGTGTTGCCTGAACTGGGCAATTTCTGTTGCCCAGGTTCCACCACAGACAGAAAACTGCTCCAATTTCTGTAAATGCTGAACATTTCTTGTGACCTTAAGTATACAGTTTTCTGAGCTTAGTACTGTCAGATGTAACAAGCCTTagcattttggaagaatgtCTAGGCAATTAACAATGTTACATAGTGCAAAACACTGATTACCTGTGAACTCACTCTGGTATTTCAAGTTCATTTGTTGCTactagaaatgttttctcttacTTTCTGCAGAAGAGGATTCTGGTTTTGAAGGTAGTACCAATTGGCAGCTTTATTAGCACCATTTCACGcaatgttttttatatattgaATCTTATATTGATGTCTGGATTTTCTGCATGTACTGGCACTTGTCACAAGACAAGAAGTTCTGTTGCAAAAAACGATTTAAAGTTGTGTATATCTGGTGTATGTAAGCAAGACTTGCACCTTCTACTCCCTGACCAGAAAGTGGCATATTGTGTGAAGCCTGATGTCAGAAACATGACTTATAtcatgccttttctttcttctgcttccttcaagATTGTACCATTGGAGTCAGATCTCGGAGATGTTCCTGTTATTGATCACAAACCATCCAAACTGCCGTTGTTCAAAAGGCAGTATGAAAACAAGGTATTTATAGGTAAGAGTTTCTAGTCATGAAATGTTAACcacatttttttatgaaaaactgAACCTCAGAACAAATGCCACCACCCCAACCTTTCTCCTCCCatcaagagaaaaaatgtttgtatatttttatatataattgtACTatataaatgataaaaatatatatatataatataaatctCTGTTGGAATTCCATGTCAGTGAGGCAAGGGAGAGTAGCATCCTCCTGTGTGTATGctactgtgtccagttttgcCTGAAGGAGTTGGTTGGCAGAAAACTGGCTTTGAATTTTGATACATCTCCTCAGAGACATTTCAGTATGTGAACTCTTGCCTTCTGGAGTTGGGCAAGCCCCCCAGTCTCACTCAGAAATGGAGGAATCTCAGCATTTATACAGATCTATAGTAGAGGTTCTAATCTTCTGTTGTTTGTAGTCTGATAGGGAATAGATGTTTGTATGCATAATAGTGTTCTCTGACTGACttagttttttttgttttggggaacACAGGATCAAAGGTAGCAGATCCATGCTGTTACGGACATACACAGTTTCATCTTATTCCTGATAAACTAAAACGACAGAGGTTTATAAGAGCAAATCTTGAGGACCAGATTGAAGTTCTTTATCGAGCTAATGGTATTGCAAGTCTCTTTGCCTGGACAGCAGCACAAGCAATGTATCAAGGTGAGACAGTCAAAAAATTCTTCCTGGTGATGAGTACCTGCTGTAAAGTTCTTCTGACttttcccaccaccacctttttctcatgcttttccttctgaaagccATGCTTTGAGTAGGTCtttggaaaattaattgaaCCAATGAATGAAGCAGACCTTATACAAGGGTAGCTCCCTAGTAAAACTTCGTAATTCCCTGTTAAGACTTTGTCTTCGGGTACTTTGACTCAAGGAGAATTAATtatgcagcaaaatattttttcatatataatgCTAAGTCTGTGTAAAAACCTCAATGCTGCATTTACTTGCTTGTTACGCAAGCAAGTTATGTTATGGGGAAAGGTGGTACATAgcagtttggtgtttttttctgaaacaattgTTGCTTAGCCCCTTGTTTCAGAAGTGTCAATTCTATGAAACTAAAATCGGTGAAAGAAGAATGTCATCAGCCCTACATTAGGATTTTATGCCCATTGTCTATAAATTCCAGAAGACCTGGATGGATAGATCAAATCAGTCTTCTGCTTGTTCATGTAAATGTAATTATCTAGTGTTACTGGAAGATAGCTGCTGGTGCGTACTTCACTTGTGAAACAACACATGGAAGAAACTCCTTTGTGATGCGTATTGCTGGCTCTGCATCAAATCTTTTTGATAATGTTATGTTAGAAAGTTTGACTTTTTTGTGGACATAAAATGCTGAAGTCAAG
The window above is part of the Falco cherrug isolate bFalChe1 chromosome Z, bFalChe1.pri, whole genome shotgun sequence genome. Proteins encoded here:
- the MRPS30 gene encoding 39S ribosomal protein S30, mitochondrial, encoding MKGWGLSVPAAPALAPRQEPAGWKAGSCTWSLAANQLSRPPNPALSALSRRCEMAAFKGRRLLLWHGRCWFSQAEPPVPPQPPDSLYPPIVASATAKSKAAKRRRLEHFNQQVHAAASIEEKLQLYGKLQRPKYMVYPQTFALNADRWYRSFTNTVFVPGLPPRAASAAAKAPGAAAPEAAKTPAGAAPEAAKAPEPGTEAPEAVKAPEPAVGARAPYLDVGELRSLVCDALLQESFYQHKERPFLYRDQDHTPGPFLTQLVSTLAAFLSTRNPLLAASSLDLKPEVNYYWHRGEEVVVRGYRKGRVDPVRFQIDDNPHLQIRVPKQLPEIVPLESDLGDVPVIDHKPSKLPLFKRQYENKVFIGSKVADPCCYGHTQFHLIPDKLKRQRFIRANLEDQIEVLYRANGIASLFAWTAAQAMYQGFWSEADVTRPFVSQAVVTDGKYFAFFCYQLNTLALTAETIQNNPRKNICWGTDSKPLYDVVEDGSVKGFNDEVLFNLVRFLLNRPREL